The Streptomyces sp. Mut1 genome window below encodes:
- a CDS encoding ATP-binding cassette domain-containing protein, with product MTSASTPEQLSAEPAGTEKEAPPDSGSGSPAREEEFLYRDESRLRAGAQLTSGTMARRLPALVLRSLRMAWRVDRAATAGLLACQVGTGVLAALELLAVTSTINALIASGDITDRLWEAAPQLAVIAAAAGLRALLGIVVTWLTGRLRPVLARAAELTMIEAALGAELAANNMPGYNDFYDIADRGAQVTPDLVAESQDVLAATATLAAGAAVLAVLHPALLPLLLVACLPQAAAYVRAARVLYLANLETSGRRRMLSKLRWHMAYTESSEEMRACLAGPFLVGRYRRLAASVNAAERRAADTGAWMGLAGAAVGGVASATVWAALLYLLATGRMDLAAGGGAVFALQTATTSVRGIINGGARLVRTGWYVQDWQRFLDNAHGQAMADSRGTRTLPAAPERFEARDLTYRYDGAPADSLAGVSLHVKRGEIVALVGENGSGKTTLSRLLCGLLLPTEGAVAWGHTTTAELDPWEAWRHVALVPQKYTYLPLTMRDNITFGQGDTGDAAVLAACEASGAIDMLPALRSGLDTLLTAEWFGGQQLSGGQWQRTVLTRAFHRQASLLVMDEPTAALDARAEYRVFTGLRDLAKDRAVLLITHRLTNVSVADRIVVLDRGRIVQEGTYEQLTREPGLFRTLWELQQRTGQDPGTP from the coding sequence TTGACCTCGGCCAGCACGCCCGAACAGCTGAGTGCGGAACCAGCGGGCACGGAGAAGGAAGCACCACCGGACAGCGGTAGCGGAAGCCCGGCGCGGGAGGAGGAGTTCCTGTACCGGGACGAGTCCCGGCTCCGGGCCGGTGCGCAGCTGACGAGCGGCACGATGGCGCGGCGGCTGCCCGCGCTGGTGCTCCGGTCGCTCAGGATGGCCTGGCGGGTGGACCGGGCGGCGACGGCGGGCCTGCTGGCCTGCCAGGTGGGCACCGGGGTGCTCGCCGCGCTGGAACTGCTCGCGGTCACGAGCACCATCAACGCGCTGATCGCCTCCGGCGACATCACGGACCGGCTGTGGGAGGCCGCCCCGCAGCTGGCGGTCATCGCGGCGGCCGCCGGACTGCGCGCCCTGCTGGGCATCGTGGTGACGTGGCTGACGGGCAGGCTGCGCCCGGTCCTGGCCCGTGCGGCGGAGCTGACGATGATCGAGGCCGCGCTCGGCGCCGAGCTCGCGGCGAACAACATGCCCGGCTACAACGACTTCTACGACATCGCGGACCGGGGCGCCCAGGTCACCCCCGACCTGGTGGCCGAGTCCCAGGACGTGCTGGCCGCCACCGCCACACTCGCCGCCGGGGCGGCCGTGCTCGCGGTCCTGCACCCGGCGCTCCTGCCGCTGCTCCTGGTGGCGTGCCTGCCGCAGGCCGCCGCGTACGTACGGGCGGCCCGTGTCCTGTACCTGGCGAACCTGGAGACGTCGGGGCGCCGGCGGATGCTGTCCAAGCTGCGCTGGCACATGGCCTACACGGAGTCCAGCGAGGAGATGCGGGCCTGCCTGGCCGGCCCGTTCCTCGTCGGGCGGTACCGCCGCCTCGCCGCGTCCGTGAACGCCGCCGAGCGCAGGGCCGCCGACACGGGCGCGTGGATGGGGCTGGCCGGCGCCGCCGTGGGCGGGGTCGCGTCGGCCACCGTATGGGCGGCCCTGCTGTACCTCCTGGCCACCGGCCGCATGGACCTCGCGGCGGGCGGGGGCGCCGTCTTCGCGCTCCAGACCGCCACCACGTCCGTGCGCGGCATCATCAACGGCGGGGCGCGGCTGGTGCGCACCGGCTGGTACGTCCAGGACTGGCAGCGGTTCCTCGACAACGCCCACGGCCAGGCGATGGCGGACTCCCGGGGCACCAGGACCCTGCCGGCCGCGCCGGAGCGGTTCGAGGCCCGCGACCTCACCTACCGGTACGACGGCGCGCCCGCCGACAGCCTCGCCGGGGTCTCCCTGCATGTGAAGCGCGGCGAGATCGTGGCCCTGGTCGGGGAGAACGGCTCGGGCAAGACCACCCTGTCCCGCCTGCTGTGCGGGCTGCTGCTGCCGACCGAGGGCGCGGTGGCCTGGGGCCACACCACGACCGCCGAGCTCGACCCGTGGGAGGCGTGGCGCCATGTGGCGCTGGTCCCGCAGAAGTACACGTATCTGCCGCTGACGATGCGCGACAACATCACCTTCGGCCAGGGCGACACCGGCGACGCGGCCGTGCTCGCCGCCTGCGAGGCGTCCGGGGCGATCGACATGCTGCCCGCGCTGCGCTCCGGCCTCGACACCCTGCTGACGGCGGAGTGGTTCGGCGGCCAGCAGCTGTCCGGCGGGCAGTGGCAGCGCACGGTCCTGACCCGGGCCTTCCACCGGCAGGCCTCCCTGCTGGTGATGGACGAGCCCACGGCGGCCCTGGACGCCCGCGCCGAGTACCGCGTCTTCACCGGCCTGCGGGACCTGGCCAAGGACCGGGCCGTCCTGCTGATCACCCACCGCCTCACCAACGTCAGCGTCGCCGACCGGATCGTGGTCCTGGACCGGGGCCGCATCGTGCAGGAGGGGACGTATGAGCAACTGACCCGGGAGCCGGGCCTGTTCAGAACGCTGTGGGAACTCCAGCAGCGCACGGGCCAGGACCCGGGCACCCCCTGA
- a CDS encoding NUDIX domain-containing protein, producing the protein MPQPPLTRSRVHAVVTAYLARHPAERDALAPLLSALDAADDPIARTTLPGHITCSAAVIDRAGRVLHVRHNASGGLLLAPGGHVEPGDATLLGAALREVEEETGIPAARLSHTAAFRAEPADIDVHEIEANPAKGEPAHRHYDFRFVLHLVPKTVETTVRADEVSAVTWLPLAETTCPALRAKLLAAPLGAAPEPLSASVLIRNDRGEYLLHLRDHYPGLIWEPGAWSVTGGGRERQDASLEATARRELREETGLVLPGLAPFAVEEAVSLDGTSHLIQVFAGRWNGDAAALPLTEGVMLAWFDPETMPRLRMAPSTLALIQRHARQAGPPKPVPGSGAVPRVVGVHLYLEREGKVLLGLRHPDSAYAGNVHHALAGHCERESAAACLAREAWEEAGLVVDPAGAELVHVVHLVDAAGGPPRIQLFLRAEARGEPAVYEPDRCVSWDWWPVDALPDPIVPYTRAAIDGIRAGRLFTEMGWEAA; encoded by the coding sequence GTGCCACAGCCACCCCTCACCCGCTCCCGCGTCCACGCCGTGGTGACCGCGTACCTGGCCCGCCATCCGGCCGAACGAGACGCTCTCGCCCCGCTGTTGTCCGCGCTGGACGCGGCGGACGATCCGATCGCCCGGACGACGCTGCCGGGGCACATCACGTGCAGCGCGGCCGTCATCGACCGCGCGGGGCGGGTCCTGCACGTGCGGCACAACGCTTCGGGCGGCCTGCTGCTCGCCCCCGGCGGCCATGTCGAACCGGGCGACGCGACCCTGCTCGGGGCCGCGCTGCGGGAGGTGGAGGAGGAGACCGGCATCCCGGCCGCGCGGCTCAGCCACACCGCCGCCTTCCGCGCCGAGCCGGCCGACATCGACGTGCACGAGATCGAGGCGAACCCGGCCAAGGGCGAACCCGCGCACCGGCACTACGACTTCCGGTTCGTCCTCCACCTCGTCCCAAAGACCGTGGAGACCACGGTCCGGGCGGACGAGGTCTCGGCGGTGACCTGGCTGCCGCTCGCCGAGACCACGTGCCCGGCCCTGCGCGCCAAGCTCCTCGCCGCACCCCTGGGCGCGGCGCCGGAGCCGCTGAGCGCCTCCGTCCTCATCCGCAACGACCGGGGCGAGTACCTGCTGCATCTGCGCGACCACTACCCGGGCCTGATCTGGGAGCCGGGCGCCTGGTCGGTCACCGGCGGCGGGCGGGAGCGGCAGGACGCCTCTCTGGAGGCGACGGCCCGCCGCGAACTGCGCGAGGAGACCGGCCTCGTGCTTCCCGGCCTGGCGCCGTTCGCGGTGGAGGAGGCCGTGAGCCTGGACGGCACCAGCCACCTCATCCAGGTCTTCGCCGGCCGCTGGAACGGCGACGCCGCCGCCCTCCCCCTGACGGAGGGCGTCATGCTGGCCTGGTTCGACCCGGAGACGATGCCCCGGCTGCGGATGGCGCCCTCGACCCTCGCCCTGATCCAGCGGCACGCGCGGCAGGCCGGCCCCCCGAAGCCGGTGCCGGGGAGCGGCGCGGTTCCGCGCGTCGTCGGCGTGCACCTCTACCTGGAGCGCGAGGGAAAGGTCCTGCTGGGCCTGAGGCACCCGGACAGCGCGTACGCGGGAAACGTCCACCACGCCCTGGCCGGGCACTGCGAGCGGGAGAGCGCCGCCGCCTGTCTGGCGCGCGAGGCGTGGGAGGAGGCGGGCCTCGTCGTCGACCCGGCAGGTGCCGAACTGGTCCATGTGGTGCACCTGGTGGACGCGGCGGGCGGGCCGCCGAGGATTCAGCTCTTCCTCCGCGCGGAGGCCCGGGGCGAGCCCGCCGTGTACGAACCCGACCGGTGCGTGTCCTGGGACTGGTGGCCCGTGGACGCCCTTCCCGACCCGATCGTCCCCTACACCCGGGCCGCGATCGACGGCATCCGCGCCGGGCGCCTGTTCACCGAGATGGGCTGGGAGGCGGCATGA
- a CDS encoding NUDIX domain-containing protein, with the protein MTGTGTAHGVPAPSGRVMLPPEEYARSVPKSTGFACVFFTDEHHRPVQLRATYSRTHPWQFPGGTMDHGERPWETARRECLEETGIVVPGPPRLLASVFGPPGTDWPFSTSGCVFDGGRLTDEQIRAIVLDPDEHDAVRALSLAQWHPLMPPQDFARLEAVMTARLTGTAAYFDAWGWGDA; encoded by the coding sequence ATGACCGGGACCGGCACGGCCCACGGCGTCCCCGCACCGTCCGGGCGGGTGATGCTCCCGCCGGAGGAGTACGCCCGCTCGGTGCCCAAGTCGACCGGCTTCGCCTGCGTGTTCTTCACCGACGAGCACCACCGCCCGGTGCAGCTGCGGGCGACGTACTCCCGGACTCACCCGTGGCAGTTCCCCGGCGGCACGATGGACCACGGCGAACGTCCCTGGGAGACGGCGCGGCGCGAGTGCCTGGAGGAGACGGGCATCGTGGTGCCGGGGCCGCCCCGCCTGCTGGCCTCGGTCTTCGGCCCGCCCGGCACCGACTGGCCGTTCAGCACATCGGGCTGCGTCTTCGACGGCGGCCGGCTCACGGACGAGCAGATCCGCGCCATCGTCCTGGACCCGGACGAGCACGACGCGGTCCGGGCCCTGTCCCTGGCCCAGTGGCACCCCCTGATGCCCCCGCAGGACTTCGCCCGCCTGGAAGCGGTGATGACGGCGCGGCTGACGGGCACGGCCGCGTACTTCGACGCGTGGGGGTGGGGGGACGCGTGA
- the fxlM gene encoding methyltransferase, FxLD system: MKQDRTEIWREHYAQGRGFRPLGVRERALLAEHAPAPRDGRPGRALDVGCGTGELAAALAGLGYAVDAVDFAPEAITRARAEHSGVLPQVRFRCLDVEHDELPNPPEGSGPGYDLITMRSCVAFIRDRSRLLHALGARLRTGGALVVITPVVAHTPEARRHIALEEGELDLIAEGFEETGRFDAEGLAVLVLRGPGGSFTAVEKLRPAPQAVLGAAAVVTDGAGRVLLGRSTRSMWELPGGRVETGESAQAAAVRELAEETGLTAREDAAHVVTVLHDDRFDVRRVTPVVRVTGWAGELGLPEPHRFSRWEWHPPHTLASLGRIFMPSAQALNAVWPGVLPGLPPVHSYPCESGVPPVPGEPAEAARLRGRMADAVIRRGWAPSPAVRAALREVPRHRFVPEASLETAYDDDLAVVTVREAPGTAVSSVSAPWLQADMAERLRLEPGGAVLEVGSGGYNAELLAHLVGPRGRVVTVDIDPYVVRRTRRLCAEAGSGRVTAVLGDGALGAPAHVPAGGFGGVIITHTASDIAPAWREQLAEGGRLVVPLDVAGYTRSVALVRRGDVLVAEHWTYCGFVRDRGGAARAVPAAVLAGGAVTARWEGGVAGDVPALDDALRGRRHELATGVVVPGRYSFETLQLYAATTQRGFCRLSGAKDPALIAQQDAAAIVSGGSLAYLTHVAIHDAPDPADRLSEFRVHAYGPAAPGLAERLAGCVRAWDRHVRDRGYPPMTVHPADTRADALPPGDVFDMPSARLVIRWPGRTARVPGPAAPPAAAAERA, from the coding sequence TTGAAGCAGGACCGGACGGAGATCTGGCGCGAGCACTACGCGCAGGGCCGGGGGTTTCGCCCCCTGGGCGTACGGGAACGGGCGCTGCTGGCCGAGCACGCACCGGCGCCCCGGGACGGGCGGCCCGGCCGGGCGCTGGACGTCGGCTGCGGTACGGGTGAACTCGCCGCCGCACTGGCCGGCCTGGGTTACGCCGTCGACGCGGTCGACTTCGCGCCGGAGGCGATCACCCGGGCCCGCGCGGAGCACTCCGGCGTGCTGCCGCAGGTGCGCTTCCGCTGCCTGGACGTCGAGCACGACGAGCTGCCGAACCCGCCGGAGGGCAGCGGCCCCGGATACGACCTGATCACCATGCGGTCGTGCGTCGCCTTCATCCGCGACCGGTCCCGCCTGCTGCACGCTCTGGGCGCGCGGCTGCGCACGGGCGGCGCGCTCGTCGTGATCACCCCGGTCGTGGCCCACACCCCCGAGGCGCGGCGCCACATCGCCCTGGAAGAAGGCGAGTTGGACCTGATCGCGGAGGGTTTCGAGGAGACCGGCAGGTTCGACGCGGAGGGCCTGGCGGTGCTCGTGCTGCGCGGACCCGGAGGCTCGTTCACCGCCGTGGAGAAGCTCCGCCCGGCACCGCAGGCCGTTCTGGGCGCCGCCGCCGTGGTCACCGACGGCGCCGGCCGGGTTCTGCTGGGCCGCTCCACCCGGTCCATGTGGGAGCTGCCGGGTGGCCGCGTGGAGACGGGCGAGTCCGCCCAGGCCGCCGCCGTAAGGGAGTTGGCGGAGGAGACCGGGCTGACGGCACGCGAGGACGCCGCGCACGTCGTCACCGTCCTGCACGACGACCGGTTCGACGTACGCCGCGTCACGCCCGTCGTCCGCGTCACCGGCTGGGCGGGTGAGCTCGGGCTGCCGGAACCGCACAGGTTCTCCCGCTGGGAGTGGCACCCTCCGCACACCCTGGCGTCCCTGGGCCGGATCTTCATGCCGTCCGCCCAGGCGCTGAACGCGGTGTGGCCCGGCGTGCTGCCCGGTCTGCCGCCCGTCCACTCCTACCCCTGCGAGTCCGGGGTCCCGCCCGTGCCCGGTGAGCCCGCCGAGGCCGCACGCCTGCGCGGGCGGATGGCGGACGCGGTGATCCGGAGGGGCTGGGCCCCCTCCCCCGCCGTCCGGGCCGCCCTGCGCGAGGTCCCCCGCCACCGCTTCGTCCCCGAGGCGTCCCTGGAGACGGCCTACGACGACGATCTCGCCGTGGTCACGGTCCGCGAGGCCCCCGGGACCGCGGTCAGCTCGGTATCGGCCCCCTGGCTTCAGGCCGACATGGCCGAACGGCTCCGCTTGGAGCCCGGCGGAGCCGTCCTGGAGGTCGGTTCGGGCGGATACAACGCGGAGCTGCTCGCCCATCTCGTCGGACCGCGCGGCCGGGTGGTGACGGTCGACATCGACCCGTACGTCGTGCGGCGCACCCGGCGGCTGTGCGCGGAGGCCGGCAGCGGCCGGGTCACCGCCGTCCTCGGCGACGGCGCCCTGGGCGCGCCCGCTCACGTACCGGCGGGCGGGTTCGGCGGTGTGATCATCACGCACACCGCCTCGGACATCGCCCCGGCCTGGCGGGAGCAGCTGGCGGAGGGCGGCCGGCTGGTCGTCCCGCTCGACGTGGCCGGCTACACCCGCTCGGTCGCCCTGGTCAGGCGCGGCGACGTGCTGGTGGCGGAGCACTGGACGTACTGCGGTTTCGTACGCGACCGAGGGGGCGCCGCCCGCGCGGTCCCGGCCGCCGTGCTGGCCGGCGGGGCGGTCACGGCGCGTTGGGAGGGCGGCGTCGCGGGTGACGTGCCCGCGCTGGACGATGCCCTGCGCGGCCGGCGCCACGAGCTGGCCACGGGGGTCGTCGTCCCCGGCCGGTACTCGTTCGAGACGTTGCAGCTCTACGCGGCGACCACCCAGCGCGGTTTCTGCCGCCTGAGCGGCGCGAAGGACCCGGCGCTGATCGCCCAGCAGGACGCGGCCGCGATCGTGTCGGGCGGCTCACTCGCGTATCTGACCCACGTCGCGATCCACGACGCCCCGGACCCGGCGGACCGCCTCAGCGAGTTCCGCGTCCACGCCTACGGCCCGGCCGCACCCGGTCTGGCCGAGCGGCTGGCCGGATGCGTCAGGGCCTGGGACCGCCACGTACGCGACCGCGGCTACCCGCCGATGACCGTGCACCCGGCGGACACCCGTGCCGACGCACTGCCGCCGGGCGACGTCTTCGACATGCCGTCCGCCCGGCTGGTCATCCGGTGGCCCGGCCGTACCGCCCGGGTGCCGGGCCCGGCGGCACCGCCCGCCGCAGCGGCGGAGCGGGCATGA
- a CDS encoding nucleoside deaminase — translation MITTADEALLRRAVALAARAVELGDAPYGSLLAGPDGAVIAEAHNTVRRDNDISAHPELKLARWAARELDPDAAARTTMYTSCQPCGMCAGGLARSGLGRVVYALSTEQLIELNPESGAWPVPEQDGPALFDEARAPIADYYRR, via the coding sequence GTGATCACCACCGCCGACGAGGCACTCCTGCGGCGGGCCGTCGCCCTCGCCGCCCGCGCCGTCGAACTGGGCGACGCGCCCTACGGCTCCCTGCTCGCCGGCCCGGACGGCGCGGTCATCGCCGAGGCCCACAACACGGTGCGCCGCGACAACGACATCAGCGCCCACCCCGAGCTGAAGCTCGCCCGCTGGGCGGCCCGCGAGCTGGACCCCGACGCGGCCGCGCGCACCACCATGTACACCAGCTGCCAGCCCTGCGGCATGTGCGCCGGCGGCCTCGCCCGGTCCGGGCTCGGCCGGGTCGTCTACGCGCTCTCCACCGAGCAGCTCATCGAACTCAACCCGGAGTCGGGCGCCTGGCCGGTACCGGAACAGGACGGCCCGGCACTGTTCGACGAGGCGCGCGCGCCCATCGCGGACTACTACCGGCGCTGA
- a CDS encoding LLM class flavin-dependent oxidoreductase, producing the protein MRLGVNVTNFGPGTDPGVLREWARTVEGLGFDLLMVSDHVVVTPDVAARYPEPFYEPFTTLSWLAGITTRVRLGTTVLVLPYRHPLLVARMATNLQQLSGGRFVLGVGIGWARQEFDALGVPFTARGRLTDEHLGALREAWREEGDGPAGPIPVWVGGNSEAGIRRALSYGDAWHPLRGTLPWMRSVLANHTLPAFAPRIALRLTGSPVDGPERLAGTGSLEQILDDLGELHRLGADTVVLDPYHGDPQDTLRPQEAWRALTAVATHWRTPS; encoded by the coding sequence ATGCGACTTGGCGTCAACGTAACGAACTTCGGGCCCGGGACCGATCCCGGTGTGCTCCGCGAGTGGGCGCGGACCGTGGAAGGACTCGGATTCGATCTGCTCATGGTCTCGGACCACGTGGTCGTCACCCCCGATGTGGCCGCGCGCTATCCGGAGCCGTTCTACGAGCCCTTCACCACGCTGTCCTGGCTGGCCGGGATCACCACCAGGGTGCGGCTGGGCACGACCGTGCTCGTACTGCCCTACCGGCACCCGCTGTTGGTGGCCCGTATGGCCACCAACCTTCAGCAGCTCAGCGGCGGCCGGTTCGTGCTCGGGGTGGGGATCGGCTGGGCGCGCCAGGAGTTCGACGCGCTCGGCGTGCCTTTCACCGCACGCGGCAGGCTGACCGACGAGCACCTCGGCGCCCTTCGCGAGGCATGGCGCGAGGAGGGGGACGGGCCGGCCGGGCCGATTCCCGTCTGGGTCGGCGGCAACAGCGAGGCCGGAATCCGGCGCGCCCTCTCGTACGGCGATGCCTGGCATCCGTTGCGGGGCACGCTGCCCTGGATGCGTTCGGTCCTCGCGAACCACACGCTGCCGGCGTTCGCGCCCCGTATCGCCCTGCGGCTGACCGGCTCCCCGGTCGACGGCCCCGAGCGGCTCGCCGGCACCGGCAGCCTCGAACAGATCCTGGACGATCTCGGCGAGTTGCACCGCCTCGGCGCCGACACCGTCGTACTCGACCCGTACCACGGGGACCCGCAGGACACCCTCCGGCCCCAAGAGGCCTGGCGGGCCCTGACGGCCGTGGCCACACACTGGAGGACACCATCGTGA
- a CDS encoding Lrp/AsnC family transcriptional regulator encodes MTGNLDDIDWAIVDELQQDGRISLSELGRRVSLGSSATTERVRNLEAMGVITGYRAVVDLTRVGYPVLAVVRLKYPGNRHQPLRRLLAERREILECLRTTGDDCYTLKVAATSMEHLETLMDELAGFGSTTTSVVYSQTLPYRGPSRPSCPGASPPHPPVSR; translated from the coding sequence ATGACCGGGAACCTTGACGACATCGACTGGGCGATCGTCGACGAACTGCAGCAGGACGGGCGGATCTCCCTCAGCGAGCTGGGGCGGCGCGTCAGTCTCGGCTCGTCGGCCACCACGGAACGGGTGCGGAACCTGGAGGCGATGGGCGTCATCACCGGCTACCGCGCCGTCGTCGACCTGACCCGGGTCGGCTACCCGGTGCTCGCGGTCGTCCGGCTGAAGTACCCCGGCAACCGCCACCAGCCGTTGCGCAGGCTGCTCGCCGAGAGGCGGGAGATCCTGGAGTGTCTGCGTACCACCGGCGACGACTGCTACACCCTCAAGGTGGCCGCGACCTCGATGGAGCATCTGGAGACCCTCATGGACGAGCTGGCCGGCTTCGGCTCCACGACCACCAGCGTCGTCTACAGCCAGACGCTGCCGTACCGGGGACCCTCGCGGCCCTCCTGCCCCGGGGCCAGTCCCCCTCATCCGCCGGTCAGCCGCTGA
- a CDS encoding glycosyltransferase: MRILITAAGSRGDIAPYTGLGSALRAAGHDVALATTDAFAPLVREAGLEFRALPADPRKRGAGTGQRELMRTAAAFITDLGQGFADAMDDRTELLLLSTSTAPLGLHLAEATGIPSIGVYLQPTVPTGDFPPVVTGSRSLGRPANRLAGRFALRMTDRLYAPAVARLRERLGLPPASPSETRGRQERSNWPIAHGFSTALVPRPADWRPGLHVVGNWWPHHPAAARLPEDLEDFLRAGPPPVLIGFGSMAAGDGDRLSGIAVRALRRARLRGILQSGSAGLAADGDDVLTIGDVPHALLLPRLAAVVHHAGAGTSAAALRAGIPSVTVPVTADQPFWARRLAAVGAADEPVPFRTLTAERLADALGRVVREPAYAEAAAKGARHMAAEDGAGRTVELVQRLTGG; this comes from the coding sequence ATGAGGATACTGATCACCGCCGCCGGATCGCGCGGGGACATCGCGCCCTACACGGGCCTGGGCTCCGCACTGCGCGCGGCCGGCCACGACGTCGCCCTCGCCACCACGGACGCCTTCGCACCCCTCGTCCGCGAGGCCGGGCTGGAATTCCGCGCGCTCCCCGCCGACCCGCGCAAACGGGGCGCGGGCACCGGGCAGCGGGAACTCATGCGGACCGCCGCCGCGTTCATCACCGACCTCGGCCAGGGGTTCGCCGACGCGATGGACGACCGCACGGAACTGCTGCTGCTGTCGACCTCGACCGCCCCGCTCGGCCTGCACCTCGCCGAGGCCACCGGCATCCCGAGCATCGGGGTGTACCTCCAGCCCACCGTTCCGACCGGCGACTTCCCGCCCGTCGTCACCGGCTCCCGCTCCCTGGGCCGCCCCGCCAACCGCCTGGCCGGCCGCTTCGCCCTGCGGATGACCGACCGCCTCTACGCGCCCGCGGTGGCCCGGCTGCGCGAGCGCCTCGGGCTGCCCCCGGCCTCGCCCTCCGAGACGCGCGGCCGCCAGGAGCGCTCGAACTGGCCCATCGCGCACGGCTTCAGCACCGCCCTGGTGCCCCGGCCCGCCGACTGGCGTCCCGGCCTGCACGTGGTGGGCAACTGGTGGCCCCACCACCCGGCGGCGGCACGGCTCCCCGAGGACCTGGAGGACTTCCTGCGCGCCGGACCCCCGCCCGTCCTCATCGGCTTCGGGAGCATGGCGGCCGGCGACGGGGACCGGCTGAGCGGGATCGCCGTGCGGGCCCTGCGCCGCGCCCGGCTGCGCGGCATCCTCCAGTCCGGCAGCGCCGGGCTCGCCGCCGACGGCGACGACGTGCTCACCATCGGGGACGTACCGCACGCCCTGCTCCTTCCGCGGCTGGCCGCGGTGGTCCACCACGCCGGGGCCGGTACGTCGGCCGCCGCCCTGCGCGCGGGGATTCCCTCGGTCACGGTCCCGGTGACGGCCGACCAGCCGTTCTGGGCCCGCCGCCTCGCCGCCGTCGGTGCCGCCGACGAGCCGGTTCCCTTCCGCACCCTCACCGCCGAACGGCTCGCCGACGCGCTCGGCCGCGTCGTGCGCGAGCCGGCCTACGCGGAAGCCGCCGCGAAGGGCGCACGCCATATGGCGGCGGAGGACGGGGCGGGGCGGACCGTCGAACTCGTTCAGCGGCTGACCGGCGGATGA
- a CDS encoding MerR family transcriptional regulator, with the protein MSYSVGQVSAFAGVTVRTLHHYDKAGLLSPSGRSQAGYRLYSDADLVRLQQILFYRELGFPLDEIGEIFKDPQANALEYLRARQEQLGAEIARLQRLSEVAQRAIEVQRTGVALSPRERFEVFGEITFDLSYATEAALKWAHSPGQREAMARAAAHTKEDWRQLMGEATVWRAELLAAFDEGEASDGERAMDLAEEHRLHVSRWFTSCPPGMHRRIADDFAADPRAFALVVPVSQQRPGLAAYLCKAVHANAARRADGRTGADEDR; encoded by the coding sequence ATGAGTTATTCCGTGGGGCAGGTCTCGGCCTTCGCCGGGGTGACGGTGCGTACGTTGCATCACTACGACAAGGCGGGGCTGCTCTCCCCCAGCGGGCGCAGCCAGGCCGGTTACCGGCTCTACAGTGACGCCGATCTGGTCCGGCTCCAGCAGATCCTCTTCTACCGGGAACTCGGCTTCCCGCTCGACGAGATCGGCGAGATCTTCAAGGACCCGCAGGCGAACGCCCTGGAGTATCTGCGGGCCCGGCAGGAGCAGTTGGGGGCGGAGATCGCCAGGCTGCAACGGCTGTCCGAGGTGGCGCAACGCGCGATCGAGGTGCAGCGGACCGGGGTCGCCCTGTCCCCGAGGGAACGCTTCGAGGTGTTCGGTGAGATCACCTTCGACCTGAGCTACGCCACCGAGGCGGCGCTGAAGTGGGCGCACTCGCCCGGACAGCGCGAGGCGATGGCCCGCGCGGCCGCCCACACCAAGGAGGACTGGCGGCAGCTCATGGGCGAGGCCACCGTCTGGCGCGCGGAGTTGCTGGCGGCCTTCGACGAGGGGGAGGCGAGCGACGGGGAACGGGCCATGGACCTCGCCGAGGAGCACCGCCTGCACGTCTCGCGCTGGTTCACCTCCTGCCCGCCCGGCATGCACCGGCGCATCGCGGACGACTTCGCCGCCGACCCCCGTGCCTTCGCCCTGGTCGTCCCGGTGTCCCAGCAGCGCCCCGGATTGGCCGCCTACCTGTGCAAGGCCGTCCACGCCAACGCGGCCCGCCGGGCCGACGGCCGTACCGGTGCCGATGAGGACCGATGA